From one Phocaeicola salanitronis DSM 18170 genomic stretch:
- a CDS encoding C1 family peptidase: protein MKLRHYVWAAFALATLPVMAEEKDGYKFNTVVQQKTTPVKDQAISGTCWCFATTSFIESELLRQGKGEYDLSEMFIVRQKYLNQMADNFLRHGKGNVGQGSITTSWMTAFNQVGIVPEEVYTGINYDSPVHNHSELAGYVEALSAEAVKQSKNSPQYQQLANSLFDIYFGKLPEKFTYKGKEYTPESFAESLDIDTDDYIPLTSFTHKPYYKAFEVEIPDNWEHQRMYNLPLDELISTMDTALENGYTLCWDGDVSEPGFSFNNGVAINPDVENADLYKDSDRARWGQLSTKDRLAEVFHFKRPYPEVNVTPEIRQQGYESGKTTDDHLMHITGIATDQNGTRYYITKNSWAADGNRFGGYLNMSESYVRAKTIYILVHKDALSQELKKKLEL from the coding sequence ATGAAACTGAGACATTATGTATGGGCAGCCTTCGCGCTTGCCACCCTGCCGGTAATGGCAGAAGAGAAAGATGGATACAAGTTCAACACCGTAGTCCAGCAAAAGACAACCCCCGTAAAAGACCAGGCAATAAGCGGTACATGCTGGTGCTTCGCCACCACCTCGTTCATCGAATCGGAACTGCTGCGCCAAGGCAAAGGAGAATACGATCTCTCAGAAATGTTCATCGTGCGCCAGAAATACCTGAATCAGATGGCCGACAACTTCCTGCGCCACGGCAAGGGTAACGTAGGGCAAGGAAGCATCACCACCAGTTGGATGACTGCATTCAACCAAGTAGGTATCGTGCCCGAAGAAGTCTATACAGGCATTAACTACGACTCACCGGTACACAACCACTCCGAACTTGCCGGATACGTGGAAGCCCTCTCTGCAGAAGCAGTCAAACAAAGCAAGAACAGCCCCCAATACCAGCAGCTTGCCAATAGCCTGTTCGATATCTACTTCGGCAAACTCCCCGAAAAATTCACGTATAAAGGCAAAGAATACACCCCTGAAAGCTTTGCAGAAAGTCTGGACATCGACACCGACGACTATATCCCGCTCACCAGCTTCACCCACAAGCCCTATTACAAAGCATTCGAAGTGGAAATCCCCGACAACTGGGAGCACCAACGCATGTACAACCTTCCTCTGGATGAACTGATAAGCACAATGGACACGGCATTGGAAAACGGATACACCCTGTGCTGGGACGGTGACGTAAGCGAACCTGGGTTCTCGTTCAACAACGGAGTGGCAATCAATCCCGACGTAGAGAATGCCGACCTGTATAAAGACAGCGACCGTGCACGCTGGGGACAACTGAGCACAAAAGACCGGCTTGCCGAAGTATTCCATTTTAAGCGTCCGTATCCGGAAGTGAACGTCACTCCCGAAATCCGCCAGCAAGGCTACGAATCTGGAAAAACCACCGATGATCACCTGATGCACATCACCGGTATTGCAACCGACCAAAACGGCACCCGCTACTACATCACCAAGAACTCATGGGCAGCCGACGGGAACCGTTTCGGAGGATACCTGAACATGTCGGAAAGCTATGTCCGTGCCAAAACCATCTACATCCTGGTTCACAAAGATGCCCTCTCCCAAGAACTGAAGAAAAAGCTGGAACTATAA
- a CDS encoding AI-2E family transporter yields the protein MKETYWKYSLIILIVGLGILLFRQAQPYMNGILGGFTLYLLLRGFTNWLKSKIKPLVAVWIVTIGTTLFILIPLSLFSWAVVNQISNLHFDTADIIRPAQQMIDIIEKRTGFDVLSEKNLSFIITQASSIGHSIMTGVSDLIINLAVAIMLLFFMLWEGDKMEQFISELLPFEENNKREVLQKIQLIVRSNAIGIPLLAIIQGFISLFGYLLCHAPNPVLTAMLTGFASIVPLVGTALVWVPVTAYFFIIGDWVHGLILLAYGGIIISQCDNLIRFILQKKMANIHPLITIFGVVAGLPIFGFMGIIFGPLLVSLFLLFLDMFRKEYLTNN from the coding sequence ATGAAAGAAACATATTGGAAATACTCGCTTATCATTCTGATTGTAGGCTTAGGAATCCTCTTGTTCCGTCAAGCCCAACCCTATATGAACGGCATACTGGGCGGATTTACCCTCTATCTGCTTTTACGCGGATTTACAAACTGGCTGAAATCAAAAATCAAGCCATTGGTTGCCGTATGGATTGTCACCATCGGAACGACCTTATTTATCTTGATTCCTCTTTCACTTTTCAGCTGGGCAGTAGTCAATCAAATATCCAATCTGCACTTTGACACCGCTGATATCATCCGCCCTGCCCAACAAATGATAGACATCATCGAGAAACGTACCGGCTTCGACGTTTTGTCGGAAAAAAACTTGTCGTTCATCATCACACAAGCCTCCTCTATCGGGCACTCTATCATGACGGGAGTGAGCGATCTTATCATCAATCTGGCTGTAGCCATTATGCTTTTGTTCTTCATGTTATGGGAAGGAGACAAAATGGAGCAATTCATTTCCGAACTGCTTCCTTTCGAAGAAAACAACAAGCGCGAAGTGCTCCAGAAAATCCAGCTCATTGTCCGCTCCAATGCCATCGGAATCCCTCTCCTAGCCATCATTCAAGGATTTATCTCATTGTTCGGCTATTTGCTTTGCCATGCACCGAACCCGGTTCTCACGGCAATGCTTACCGGTTTCGCCTCCATCGTCCCTCTGGTAGGAACGGCTCTGGTATGGGTTCCGGTCACCGCTTATTTCTTCATCATCGGCGATTGGGTACACGGACTGATACTGCTTGCCTACGGAGGCATCATCATCTCACAATGCGATAATCTCATCCGGTTCATCCTGCAAAAGAAAATGGCAAACATCCATCCGCTGATTACAATCTTCGGCGTGGTGGCAGGACTTCCCATCTTCGGCTTTATGGGCATCATTTTCGGACCGTTGCTGGTATCACTCTTCCTGCTGTTCCTCGACATGTTCCGAAAAGAATACCTTACGAACAATTGA